A stretch of the Lytechinus variegatus isolate NC3 chromosome 5, Lvar_3.0, whole genome shotgun sequence genome encodes the following:
- the LOC121415461 gene encoding uncharacterized protein LOC121415461: protein MAATVKAICLLFVICIAAGVNSNPLTKGRRKTGQNPVGPPQKQTMFDFPVEQGTGPSFVDPVSVGPSFTSSSVILTMPDSSSSEEVSEMDFDMDTNEVDAAPSVLFGRNRNRISGDMRGLLPGNGRQQGFADVEAGQYDELMSRTAGSSGRGVGIAFGVIGLIALVVAVAFFTIRRYRHEIPVLVRT, encoded by the exons ATGGCAGCTACAGTGAAAGCAATCTGTCTACTATTCG TGATTTGCATTGCCGCTGGGGTAAATAGCAATCCGCTCACCAAGGGTAGGCGGAAGACGGGCCAGAATCCCGTAGGGCCTCCTCAGAAACAGACCATGTTCGATTTCCCGGTAGAACAAGGGACAGGTCCAAGCTTTGTTGATCCTGTTTCTGTTGGTCCGAGCTTCACTAGTAGTTCTGTCATCCTCACAATGCCAGATTCCTCCTCCTCCGAAGAAGTGTCCGAGATGGACTTTGACATGGATACCAATGAAGTCGATGCTGCCCCATCGGTCTTATTTGGAAGGAACAGGAATCGAATCAGCGGGGACATGCGTGGCCTTCTCCCCGGGAATGGAAGACAACAGGGTTTCGCTGATGTAGAAGCAGGGCAATATGATGAACTCATGTCCAGGACCGCTGGATCATCAGGAAGGGGTGTTGGTATTGCCTTTGGGGTTATTGGACTAATTGCTCTAGTTGTAGCTGTCGCTTTCTTCACAATCAGAAGATACAGGCACGAGATTCCAGTGTTGGTCCGTACATAA